A single genomic interval of Flavihumibacter rivuli harbors:
- a CDS encoding glycoside hydrolase family 18 protein: protein MNKTLLLCSFLVLMTASAIAQSPGKKSIIAYYTGDEKEIEKYPVDKLTHIIYSFLKLEGNSLAFQNDNQKKVLTSLVGLKKKYPGLKVMVSIGGWGGCEKCSPVFASEENRRQFAKSVAGLLKAYNADGIDLDWEYPAIEGYPGHEWRAEDRPNFTDLVVKLREEMGPRLELSFAAGGFTKFLEQSIEWDKVMPLLDRVNLMTYDLVSGFSKVTGHHTALQASQGQPEATDHCVDYLLRLGVPSEKLVIGAAFYARVWKEVAAVNNGLHQPGIFKTSIDYKKFGQEFGPSSGFVEYWDDQCMAPYRYNKTKKEFATYDNERSITAKSAYVVSKNLGGIMFWELTLDAYRGGLVEVMHRTIQGTMK, encoded by the coding sequence ATGAACAAAACCCTTTTGTTGTGTAGTTTCCTGGTGTTGATGACGGCCAGTGCCATTGCCCAGTCGCCGGGCAAGAAATCTATCATTGCCTATTATACCGGAGATGAGAAAGAGATAGAAAAATACCCGGTCGATAAATTGACGCATATCATCTATAGTTTCCTTAAGCTGGAAGGTAATTCCCTCGCTTTTCAAAACGACAACCAGAAGAAAGTACTGACCAGCCTGGTTGGGTTGAAAAAGAAATATCCCGGCCTTAAGGTTATGGTTTCTATAGGGGGCTGGGGAGGCTGTGAGAAGTGTTCGCCTGTATTCGCGTCCGAAGAGAACCGCAGGCAATTTGCGAAGAGTGTAGCAGGCTTATTGAAGGCCTATAATGCTGATGGGATCGACCTGGATTGGGAGTATCCTGCCATCGAGGGCTATCCGGGTCATGAGTGGCGTGCAGAAGACCGTCCTAATTTCACTGACCTTGTGGTAAAACTAAGGGAAGAAATGGGACCCCGTCTTGAATTGAGTTTTGCCGCCGGTGGATTTACGAAGTTCCTGGAGCAGTCCATTGAATGGGATAAGGTAATGCCCCTGCTGGACAGGGTCAACCTGATGACCTATGACCTCGTAAGCGGGTTCAGTAAGGTGACCGGTCACCATACTGCATTGCAGGCCAGTCAGGGCCAACCAGAAGCCACTGATCATTGTGTTGATTATTTATTGCGGTTGGGGGTGCCTTCTGAGAAATTGGTGATAGGGGCAGCCTTCTATGCAAGAGTATGGAAGGAAGTAGCAGCTGTTAATAATGGCTTGCACCAGCCGGGGATTTTCAAGACTTCCATTGACTATAAGAAATTTGGCCAGGAGTTTGGGCCATCGAGTGGATTTGTTGAGTACTGGGATGACCAATGTATGGCCCCCTATCGTTACAACAAAACCAAAAAGGAGTTCGCTACCTATGATAATGAGCGTTCCATAACAGCAAAATCTGCATATGTGGTGAGTAAGAACCTTGGTGGGATCATGTTCTGGGAGCTTACGCTTGATGCCTACCGTGGAGGCCTTGTGGAGGTGATGCACCGGACCATCCAAGGGACCATGAAATAG
- a CDS encoding sialate O-acetylesterase yields the protein MATYRVAGSVTESSGYKELRLKRVRSGTIQNTMVIPLSYVDGVANYDVTDQLKAELANYNIELYGWNGSSETLIRRAMYVLAGDVYIIEGQSNAVANLRGTYSSANDANTTTNSPNRWWVRVYGSASPTMSYTKGWYQANGNVWYDVNGACGQWGVRLASNIAGAQRVPIALFNGAYPGAPISYFQRNDNQPEDPNTNYGRLLARLREAGCAENVRAVFWYQGESDAAGTLNPNQTSLEQYKASFTNLYNDWKTDYPSISRFFIFQIRNGCGIYSKDGVLQIQEAQRQLAKELANTHIMTTNNTSQLFDGGTIDYCHYNFPNGYREIGDWMAKIVRKYLYGVTNQSSSIEVPEPSAAKITAFNDDGSAKELTLTLKDQYSTYTLDGDVKSEFRLEGGNFTIDSVKGSSNRLILYFKRANVTNNDPTGISYLSHDGIASPIVRNSSGVGLIHFSNFPVENPGSGGNNPPPVVCADAFEPNDIPSLAKHINNLIQNKGSISSATDVDWFTFKTYSSWIYIKISFSNLTADYDLYLYDNALNQLASSEKTGTSNEAFIYNGATTFGTYYLKVVPKTSQVDPSTCYSIRIDASSAPYSTSSPPILTQVNGTESPMEEVAMDQNNQTNFYPNPATDKLYINHTTSKAGPLSLRIIDLSGRTMIQQNHSASKGRNTYDLDVSKFVPGVYILQIQEGSKTTIKKITIGMQ from the coding sequence ATGGCCACATACAGAGTAGCGGGATCCGTAACTGAATCATCAGGCTATAAAGAACTCCGATTGAAAAGGGTAAGAAGCGGAACCATCCAAAATACCATGGTTATCCCCCTTAGTTATGTTGATGGCGTTGCCAATTACGATGTGACCGACCAGTTGAAGGCCGAATTGGCCAACTATAATATCGAACTGTACGGTTGGAATGGCAGTTCTGAAACCCTGATCAGGAGGGCCATGTACGTATTGGCTGGTGATGTTTATATCATCGAGGGACAATCCAATGCCGTTGCCAACCTTAGGGGTACCTATTCATCCGCCAATGATGCCAACACCACCACCAATTCACCCAACCGTTGGTGGGTAAGGGTTTATGGAAGCGCAAGTCCCACCATGAGCTATACCAAAGGCTGGTACCAGGCCAATGGAAATGTATGGTATGATGTCAATGGGGCTTGCGGTCAATGGGGGGTGCGCTTGGCATCCAATATTGCCGGTGCACAAAGGGTCCCGATCGCCCTTTTTAATGGTGCTTACCCTGGTGCCCCTATCAGCTATTTCCAACGCAACGACAACCAACCAGAAGACCCCAATACAAACTACGGAAGGCTGCTGGCCCGCTTAAGGGAGGCCGGTTGTGCTGAAAACGTCAGGGCTGTATTTTGGTACCAGGGCGAATCAGATGCAGCGGGCACCTTGAATCCTAACCAAACCAGCCTCGAGCAGTACAAGGCATCGTTCACCAACCTGTACAACGACTGGAAAACAGACTACCCTTCCATCAGTCGGTTCTTCATCTTCCAGATCAGGAATGGTTGTGGCATTTACAGTAAGGATGGTGTTTTACAGATCCAGGAAGCGCAACGGCAATTGGCAAAGGAACTGGCCAATACCCATATCATGACCACTAACAATACAAGCCAATTGTTCGATGGTGGAACTATAGACTATTGTCACTACAACTTCCCCAATGGTTATAGGGAGATCGGCGACTGGATGGCAAAGATCGTTAGGAAATACCTTTATGGTGTTACCAACCAATCCTCCAGTATTGAAGTGCCAGAACCTTCTGCAGCAAAGATCACTGCATTCAATGATGATGGCAGCGCAAAGGAACTAACCCTAACCTTGAAAGACCAGTATAGCACTTACACGCTGGACGGGGATGTGAAGAGTGAATTCAGGCTGGAAGGAGGAAATTTTACTATTGATTCGGTGAAGGGCAGTTCAAACAGGCTTATCCTGTATTTTAAGAGGGCCAATGTAACCAACAATGATCCGACTGGCATTTCCTACCTGAGTCATGATGGCATAGCATCGCCTATCGTGAGGAATAGTAGTGGGGTGGGGCTTATTCATTTCAGTAACTTCCCGGTTGAAAACCCTGGTTCAGGAGGAAACAACCCGCCTCCAGTGGTTTGCGCTGATGCTTTTGAACCTAATGACATCCCCTCTTTAGCCAAACACATCAACAACCTGATCCAAAACAAGGGCAGTATAAGTTCTGCTACAGACGTAGATTGGTTTACTTTTAAGACCTATAGTTCATGGATCTATATAAAGATCAGTTTCTCTAACCTGACTGCAGATTACGACCTATACCTGTATGACAATGCCCTGAATCAGTTAGCCTCCTCTGAGAAGACCGGTACAAGTAATGAAGCTTTCATCTATAACGGAGCCACCACATTTGGAACCTATTATCTGAAAGTTGTACCCAAGACCTCACAGGTAGACCCATCAACATGTTATTCCATCAGGATAGATGCTAGTTCAGCCCCCTACTCAACAAGTTCACCACCGATATTGACACAAGTCAACGGAACAGAAAGCCCGATGGAGGAGGTGGCCATGGATCAGAACAACCAGACCAACTTCTATCCTAACCCGGCAACCGACAAATTATATATCAACCATACCACCTCAAAGGCAGGCCCGCTTAGCCTGCGCATCATTGATCTTTCAGGCCGCACTATGATCCAGCAAAATCATTCGGCCAGCAAGGGTAGGAACACCTATGACCTTGATGTTTCAAAATTTGTCCCGGGTGTTTATATCCTGCAGATCCAGGAGGGTAGTAAAACTACCATCAAAAAGATCACGATCGGGATGCAGTAA